In a single window of the Lagenorhynchus albirostris chromosome 19, mLagAlb1.1, whole genome shotgun sequence genome:
- the CEBPG gene encoding CCAAT/enhancer-binding protein gamma, protein MSKVSQQNTTPGVNGISVIHTQAHASGLQQVPQLVPAGPGGGGKAVPPSKQSKKSLPVDRSSDEYRQRRERNNMAVKKSRLKSKQKAQDTLQRVNQLKEENERLEAKIKLLTKELSVLKDLFLEHAHNLADNVQPSSTENTTDSDNAGQ, encoded by the coding sequence ATGAGCAAGGTATCACAGCAGAACACTACCCCGGGAGTGAATGGAATAAGTGTCATCCATACTCAGGCTCATGCCAGCGGCTTACAGCAGGTTCCTCAGCTGGTGCCCGCCGGCCCTGGGGGCGGAGGCAAAGCTGTGCCTCCGAGCAAGCAGAGCAAAAAGAGTTTGCCCGTGGATCGCAGCAGTGACGAGTATCGCCAGCGCAGAGAGAGGAACAACATGGCGGTGAAAAAGAGCCGGTTGAAAAGCAAGCAGAAAGCGCAGGATACGCTGCAGAGAGTGAATCAGCTCAAGGAAGAGAATGAACGGTTGGAAGCAAAAATTAAATTGCTGACTAAGGAATTAAGTGTACTGAAAGATTTATTTCTTGAGCATGCACACAACCTCGCAGATAATGTGCAACCCAGTAGCACTGAAAATACGACAGATTCTGATAATGCAGGACAGTAG